One genomic region from Thermoleptolyngbya sichuanensis A183 encodes:
- the hisB gene encoding imidazoleglycerol-phosphate dehydratase HisB, with protein MQTREPVTVTPNSSSVTSDRTAAISRTTKETDVQVSLNLDGQGRCVAQTGVPFLDHMLDQIASHGLIDLDVRATGDVQIDDHHTNEDVGITLGMALAKALGDRKGIHRFGHFVAPLDEALVQVALDFSGRPHLSYGLQIPTQRVGTYDTQLVREFFVAVVNHAQITLHIRQLDGINSHHIIEATFKAFARALRMAVEVDPRRGGAIPSSKGVL; from the coding sequence ATGCAGACCCGCGAACCCGTAACGGTTACTCCGAATTCCTCCAGTGTCACGAGCGATCGCACTGCCGCCATCAGCCGCACCACCAAAGAAACCGACGTGCAGGTGAGTCTGAACCTAGACGGGCAGGGGCGCTGCGTGGCGCAAACGGGCGTGCCGTTCCTCGACCACATGCTGGATCAGATTGCCTCTCACGGGCTGATCGACCTGGACGTGCGGGCGACGGGCGATGTGCAGATCGACGACCACCACACGAATGAAGACGTGGGCATTACGCTGGGCATGGCGCTGGCCAAAGCGCTGGGCGATCGCAAAGGGATTCATCGCTTTGGGCACTTCGTCGCGCCGCTGGATGAGGCGCTGGTGCAGGTAGCACTGGACTTTTCGGGTCGGCCGCACCTCAGCTATGGGCTGCAAATTCCCACCCAGCGCGTCGGCACCTACGACACCCAACTGGTGCGCGAGTTTTTTGTCGCCGTGGTGAACCACGCCCAGATCACGCTGCACATCCGCCAGCTTGACGGCATCAACTCTCACCATATTATTGAGGCGACGTTCAAAGCTTTTGCCCGTGCCCTGCGGATGGCGGTGGAAGTGGACCCGCGCCGGGGCGGGGCGATTCCTAGCTCGAAGGGCGTGCTGTAG